In Burkholderiaceae bacterium DAT-1, the sequence GCCTTGGCGGCGATCACGTGCATCAGCGGGCCGCCCTGCAGGGTCGGGAACACATTGGAGTTCAGTGATTTTTCGAATTCGGCCTTGGCCAGAATCAGGCCACCACGCGGACCACGCAGGGTCTTGTGGGTGGTGGAGGTCACGAAGTGCGCATGCGGTACCGGATTCGGGTAGACACCTGCGGCAACCAGACCGGCATAGTGGGCCATGTCTACCATAAAGTAGGCACCCACCTTGTCGGCGATTTCACGCATGCGCGCCCAGTCAAAACGCAGGGCAAATGCAGATGCGCCACCGATAATCAGCTTCGGCTTCTTTTCCATGGCGACGCGTTCCATATCGTCGTAGTCGATCTCTTCATTTTCATTGAGACCATAGGCAACGATATTGAACAGCTTGCCGGACAGGTTGGCAGGCGAACCGTGGGTCAGGTGACCGCCGTGGCCGAGGTTCATCCCCATCACGGTATCACCCGGCTTCAGAATGGAGAAGTACACCGCCTGATTGGCTTGCGAACCAGAATGCGGCTGCACGTTGGCGTATTCGGCACCGAACAGTTGCTTCACGCGGTCGATGGCCAGCTGCTCAACCTTGTCCACGTATTCACAGCCACCGTAGAAACGCTTGGCCGGATAGCCTTCGGCGTACTTGTTGGTCAGCTGGGAGCCCTGAGCTTCCATCACGGCCGGGCTAGTGTAGTTTTCAGACGCGATCAGCTCGATGTGCTCGTGCTGGCGGACAACTTCACCTTGAATGGCGGCGGACAGATCAGGATCGAATTCGGCAATGGACAGCGGCTTGAACATGGGGCGGCAACCTGTGCACGTTGGGAAGGCCATTATTTTATCACGCAATTTCACCTTAAAGGCGTGAAAAAAATCACTACAGACTGAAGCAATGTTCATCCCCCGCCATGAGGACGCATGGCGGGCGTTCAGCAGTGCTTATAGTCCAAGCGAATCCCACAGCGCATCAACCCTGGCCTTCGCATCAGCGTCCCGACTAATCGGAACACCCCATTCTCGATTGGTTTCACCTGGCCACTTGTTAGTGGCATCCATCCCCATTTTTGAGCCAAGGCCGGAAATCGGCGAGGCAAAATCGAGGTAGTCGATGGGGGTATGATCCACCATCACCGTATCGCGCACCGGATCCATCCGGGTGGTAATCGCCCAGATCACTTCCTTCCAGTCACGCGTATCGACATCATCATCCACCACTACAATGAATTTGGTGTACATGAACTGACGCAGGAACGACCAAACGCCCATCATCACGCGCTTGGCGTGGCCTGCATACGCTTTTTTCATCGACACAATCGCCATGCGGTAGGAACACCCTTCCGGTGGCAGGTAAAAATCGACAATTTCCGGAAACTGCTTTTTCAGGATGGGGACGAACACTTCGTTGAGTGCTACCCCCAGAATGGCCGGCTCATCTGGCGGTTTGCCGGTATAGGTGCTGTGGTAGATCGGGTCTTTTCGATGCGTGATGCGCTGAACTTCAAACACCGGGAACCAGTCCTGCTCGTTGTAGTAGCCAGTGTGATCGCCATAAGGTCCCTCGAGCGCATACAGGTAACCGTTGACTTCCTTAAGCGGCACGCCCGCTTCGCTGACGCCTCGGAAGCCAGCTTCGCACGTTGGGATCACGCCTTCCAGCACAATCTCCGCTGTGGCCGGCACATTCAGATCATTTCCGATGCATTTCACTAGTTCGGTTTTGCTGCCGCGTAACAAGCCAGCAAACTGGTATTCACCCAATGAATCCGGTACAGGCGTCACTGCACCAAGAATGGTGGCCGGATCGCACCCCAGCACCACCGAAATGGGGAAAGGTGTACCCGGTGATTTGATAGCGTGTTCGCGGAAGTCCAGCGCCCCGCCACGATGCGCAAGCCAGCGCATGATCACCTGGTTTCGGCCAATGATTTGCTGGCGATAAATGCCGAGATTCTGGCGCGACTTATGCGGCCCACGTGTCACCACAAGCCCCCATGTAATCAGAGGTGCGACATCGCCAGGCCAGCAATGCTGTACCGGAATACTGCCAAGATCAACGGCTCCGCCCTCTTTCACCACATCCTGGCACGGTCCGCTGGCGCGCACTTTGGGGGACATATTCATCACTTGCTTTAGCAAGGGTAACTTGTCCCAGGCATCTTTCAGGCCTTTGGGCGGCTCTGGCTCTTTCAAATAGGCCAACAGCTGGCCGATTTCGCGTAGCGCACTGACATCTTGCGCCCCCATACCCAGTGCAACACGATGCGGTGTGCCAAATAAATTCCCTAGCACTGGCATGCTGTACCCAGGTACATTTTCAAACAGAATCGCCGGTCCACCCTTGCGCAGGGTGCGGTCGCAGATTTCCGTCATTTCCAGCTTGGGCGACACAGGTACGCTCACACGCTTCAACTCGCCCTGAGCCTCAAGCTGATTGATAAAGTCGCGAAGATCGGAATATTTCATGGCATCTACCTGTTGCTATCAGTCGCCTGAGGACCGACGCTCAAACGACACATGCGCCTCTACCGCGCGGTGAGGCGCGATCATACCGCCATGCAGGCGACAGGAACATTCATGCATGGATTATTTTTCGACAAGCGATTATTTAGGCGCCAGGAGCTTGCTCGCTTGCGCCACGCTATCCTGTATATCCGGATCGGTGGCGCTCGCATGCGTTTGAACGCTTTGCAGTAAGGCGCGGCCTTCCTCAGACTTGCCCATCTTGAGCAGCACCCGCCCTTTTTCCAGCATCACCGAAATGGTACGTGGATGATCATCACCCATGACTTTGCTCATACCTGCCAGCGACGCTTCCAGCAGCGGCAGTGCGCGTTCCGGATGGCCGGTTTTAACCTCAGAGTACGCCATATTCGCCATGGTATCGAGCGTATAGAAATTCAGATTGCCGAACGTCTGCTGCTGCCACTTCAGGTTTTCTGCGTACAGCTCCAATGCAATATCGTGGTGATTGAGGCGTGCTTCGAGATTGGCAAGATTATTGCGCGCATGGCTTGTACGCTTGTCACCTTCCCCGTATACCTCCATCCGTAGACGGTAGTTTTCGTCCGACAGCGCCAGGGCTTTTGTGAAATCGGGCGGGGTATGTGCATACGCATGAATAATGACGTGAACCGCCAGATTATTGAGGGCGGTCAAACTCAGTGGATGGCGCTTCCCTAGTACGGGTACCGTTCTGTTATAGAAGGACTCGGCCAGCGCCAATCCGCGGTCAGGCGTAATCACATCAGCCTGCGATTCCAGCCAATCGTTTTCGGCAGTCAGGGACTCAAGCGAGAGCGGTCCGACGTGCTGCTCGTATAAATGCCAGGCACGTTCCAGTAATTTGCCAGCGAGCTCGGGTTTGCCCAATCCTGAATAGCTGACACCCAATGTTTTGTAAAGTCTTGCCTGAACAATGGGTTGCCCGGCGAAGCGTTGTTCAATCTGCTTGGCAGCGTCATCAAGCAAATCGACAATGCGCGCATCCTTGCCCGATACCCTGGGGTCTGGAGCGGACAGCATCGATACCAGAAAGTCATTCACCGCCGCCGCCTCCGCTGCTGCATGGGAGGCTTCTTCGTGCGCACGTAACTCGGCACGCCAACTCAAGACTGTAAATGTGCCGGCCACCATCAAACCCGCCAGCAACAATCCCGTTGCCAGTGATTCGACTTTATGCCGCGCAATAAACTTGCGTAACACATAGCGATTGGACCGAGGCATGGTCGCGAGTGGCTTGCCAGACAAATAGCGACGGACATCCGCAGCCAGATTACCAACCGATGGGTAACGCGCATTCGGATCGTAGGTAGTCGCGCGCAGCAGAATCGCATCCAGCTCGCCCTTTAGTGCCTGCCGCAATGCGGGCTCTGGCATGGCCGGTGGCAATGAGGCAAGTGTTTGCGGCATTATCACAAGATCGCTGGCGAGCATCGTCCCAAGCGTTTGTCCCTGCGCATCGGCAACGGGGGGGCGCTTACCGGTCAGCAGCTCGTATAGCAACATGCCTAGCGCGTACTGGTCGGATGCAAATACCACGCGTCCGCCTGCACGCTGCTCCGGGCTCGCGTAGCCGGGCGTATGCGCAGTGGAAGTGAGTTCGTCGGGTGCATCAGGCTGGGCGTGGGCGGTCGCGATACCAAAGTCCAGTAGTTTGGCGACACCTGCAGACGTCACCAGGATGTTGCCCGGCTTGATATCACGATGCACGATCATATTGCGATGCGCATGCGATACCGCTTCGCAGACCTGCAAAAACAGGCGCAAGCGGGCACGGATATCCAGCTTATGCAAGGTAGCGTACAGGGTAATCGGGTGGCCATCCACGTATTCCATGACGAAATAAGGATTGCCCGACTCATCGCTGCCGCCATCAAAAATCTGCGCAATGCCATGATGTTGCAGGCTGGCCAGCATCTGCCTTTCACGAGCGAACAGATCTGCATGCGCGGAAGAGCTGCGGGTAATCAGCTTGAGCGCAACCTGCATGGCAAAGTCATCAATGCGCTCTGCAAGATAGACTTCACCCATGCCGCCAGCACCGATCTGCGACACGATTCGATAGCGCCCCACCTGACGCCCGATCATGGACTCCGGCGCGCGTCCATCGGAGGATTTCACGACTGTTCGCGTTTGCTGCAAAAGGGCGAGTACTTCCTGAGCCAGTTCGGGATCGTCGGCGCAATGCTCATGCAGCCAGGCCTCCCGCTCACCTGGCGACAGGCGCGCCAATGATTGCAGCAGCATTTGCCGCCGACTGATGCGGGATACTGCATCCATGCTCATATGGCATCAGGCCATTGATACGTTGGTGAGGTCTGCGGTTGCGTGTTCGGGATATGCGAGTACCAGCATGGCTTCTCCGCAGCGAATCTGGTCCCCGACTCTCA encodes:
- a CDS encoding serine hydroxymethyltransferase, coding for MFKPLSIAEFDPDLSAAIQGEVVRQHEHIELIASENYTSPAVMEAQGSQLTNKYAEGYPAKRFYGGCEYVDKVEQLAIDRVKQLFGAEYANVQPHSGSQANQAVYFSILKPGDTVMGMNLGHGGHLTHGSPANLSGKLFNIVAYGLNENEEIDYDDMERVAMEKKPKLIIGGASAFALRFDWARMREIADKVGAYFMVDMAHYAGLVAAGVYPNPVPHAHFVTSTTHKTLRGPRGGLILAKAEFEKSLNSNVFPTLQGGPLMHVIAAKAVAFKEALQPEFKAYQEQVLKNASAMAKTLAERGLRIISGRTESHVFLVDLRPKGLTGKAADAALGLAHITVNKNAIPNDPETPFVTSGIRIGSPAITTRGFKEEEAIQVANLVADVLDNPNDQANLDAVKAKVHALTARFPVYAK
- the ubiD gene encoding 4-hydroxy-3-polyprenylbenzoate decarboxylase, giving the protein MKYSDLRDFINQLEAQGELKRVSVPVSPKLEMTEICDRTLRKGGPAILFENVPGYSMPVLGNLFGTPHRVALGMGAQDVSALREIGQLLAYLKEPEPPKGLKDAWDKLPLLKQVMNMSPKVRASGPCQDVVKEGGAVDLGSIPVQHCWPGDVAPLITWGLVVTRGPHKSRQNLGIYRQQIIGRNQVIMRWLAHRGGALDFREHAIKSPGTPFPISVVLGCDPATILGAVTPVPDSLGEYQFAGLLRGSKTELVKCIGNDLNVPATAEIVLEGVIPTCEAGFRGVSEAGVPLKEVNGYLYALEGPYGDHTGYYNEQDWFPVFEVQRITHRKDPIYHSTYTGKPPDEPAILGVALNEVFVPILKKQFPEIVDFYLPPEGCSYRMAIVSMKKAYAGHAKRVMMGVWSFLRQFMYTKFIVVVDDDVDTRDWKEVIWAITTRMDPVRDTVMVDHTPIDYLDFASPISGLGSKMGMDATNKWPGETNREWGVPISRDADAKARVDALWDSLGL
- a CDS encoding serine/threonine-protein kinase; the encoded protein is MDAVSRISRRQMLLQSLARLSPGEREAWLHEHCADDPELAQEVLALLQQTRTVVKSSDGRAPESMIGRQVGRYRIVSQIGAGGMGEVYLAERIDDFAMQVALKLITRSSSAHADLFARERQMLASLQHHGIAQIFDGGSDESGNPYFVMEYVDGHPITLYATLHKLDIRARLRLFLQVCEAVSHAHRNMIVHRDIKPGNILVTSAGVAKLLDFGIATAHAQPDAPDELTSTAHTPGYASPEQRAGGRVVFASDQYALGMLLYELLTGKRPPVADAQGQTLGTMLASDLVIMPQTLASLPPAMPEPALRQALKGELDAILLRATTYDPNARYPSVGNLAADVRRYLSGKPLATMPRSNRYVLRKFIARHKVESLATGLLLAGLMVAGTFTVLSWRAELRAHEEASHAAAEAAAVNDFLVSMLSAPDPRVSGKDARIVDLLDDAAKQIEQRFAGQPIVQARLYKTLGVSYSGLGKPELAGKLLERAWHLYEQHVGPLSLESLTAENDWLESQADVITPDRGLALAESFYNRTVPVLGKRHPLSLTALNNLAVHVIIHAYAHTPPDFTKALALSDENYRLRMEVYGEGDKRTSHARNNLANLEARLNHHDIALELYAENLKWQQQTFGNLNFYTLDTMANMAYSEVKTGHPERALPLLEASLAGMSKVMGDDHPRTISVMLEKGRVLLKMGKSEEGRALLQSVQTHASATDPDIQDSVAQASKLLAPK